GGGGTTCTTGAAAGTGGAGTATGTAATTTAATAGATACAGGTGTACCTTCTTTTTTTTCGTCCAGGTCGtagccagcagcagcagccatgAAGAGAAGAAGCCTCCTGAATCAGTTTCTGCTGGTGATGTGGAAGAACCTTCTGCTCAGGAAGAGGCATTGGCTTCTCACCATCTTTGAGATCATCATCCCAGTTCTGCTATTCACTATCCTGCTCTCCGTCAGGGTTCTGCCTGATTCGGCTTTTGTGCCTAAAGTTATTAATACAGTAAGTACCTCGGCTTTCATGTTATtatgaagatgaaccctgttcatatggagcaagcctacgaaagggtccattgacttgaaattcagtcttccaaagaatactagAAAGGAGTAGCAGAAGGtattgggaaatacagaaagaagatcaattattagaaaaaatcatatgttgataaaatgataaataaatagatgaaaatgtaagtcaaatattctaaaataagTTGAATTGCATTAGGATATTAaatagtaatgcactgcatcttcagCTTGAActtttctgaagttccaactgagGAATAAAAGCTCTTTGGTTTTAATCTATGCTTCTGTTGTCACTCTTGATGGCTTACATAAGATTCGACACTCTTGACAAGGATATGTGGTTATGTGAGCCGAAATTGATTGTGGTGGGGTTGCTGCGTCTATTCTTGTTCATCaataatttacataatttacatCTTTTGTCGTTGAAGGTATATTATCTGCCTCAATCCACGTCTGTAATCCACTTCGTGCCCTTATCCGCCACTGGGCTTGAATACATTTCCGTTTTGTTTTGACAAGAAGAATAAATCATATCCATAACGAGGTGATGGTGACTCCAGGACACATTATTCCTACTTCCCAGACGACAGTGTTCAACGTGGCTGACGAAAGAGATCTGAAGGAAATGGTCTGCAGCAAGTTCGGTGTGTGGGTTCCTGGGTTGAGAGTTTGCATTCCCGCACCAACAGCCACCGTTGGGGACAGGCGAATATTCTACGGGCCCCCGGGAGCGTTCACCTTAGGGGTGGCGAAGTACGTTTCCGAGGAAATTGGGATGAAGGGTAGATTCAATCCGCATGAGAACGGTAAGAGTTAAGAAAGTCTAGAGCCTTTGAAGAAATAGTGACGCCTCTTGCACCCTAAAATAAATGAACGTCAAAGGCAACTTTGCCAATTTTGGTTAACGCTAAGTAAGTCTAAAACCTTTGAAGCCTTTGAAGAAATAGTGATGCCTCTTGCATACCCGAAAAAACGAACGTCAAAGGCACCTTTGCCAATGGTTCacgcctttctctctctattttccagtTCTTCAGGCGGTGAATTCAACTCAAGAAATGGACGAGGCTGTCCAAGCCTCCTACCTGATGAGCAACAAATCAGCGACGGCTTACTACGTCGGTTTGTTTTTCAGAGATACCGACGGGGATGAAGTCCCGGAACACCTGAGGTACGACCTGCGATTGCCCAAAATATGGTTTACGGAAACTCTGTATCCATTCTTGCAGATACCGGGACCCAGGAATTTCTGTGAGtatataagttctctctctctctctctctctctctttgtcagctTCCTATACAGCCATACTGTACCTTTACAAGCGAAGCTTCTGTGTGGAAAATCCCAAAATTGAATTCATTCTAcctaattatactttttttttttcatctatccaCCCGCcggtggtgtttgtgtatggtaacactgcgtcccgggctttagataggtatgctatgtgtaagttttgggtaaataaaaggataactgggtgtacatttacaactgaaaagtgttttaataatttactgtatgcgaattacatcgttaatattcgaaatagggtattgttattattgttgaatgcaagctgaatgtaactatctaaagcccgggacgcagtgttaccatacgcaaacaccacaggcgggtggatagatgaaaaaaaaacgagtatagttacTTTTGCGTTTGTCAGCTCATATTTCCACTTTACCTTCTTTCATAACTTCAAACCTATCACATTCTCTATCGTCTTCTCCTGTAAAGAAATGACTCAAGGAAAATTATTCTTAATGAGAGTAGAATTCGTTAAAATGCTCGCTGCTCATTTGTTCTTATCTTAAGAACGTAATGTCAAACACTTTATAAAATGTATGGACAATGTTTCTTGAACACTGCTGCAAAACTTTCAGATACTGAGGATGATACAtgctgatattattatcattattttaaattattgttattgttcctTGTTAAATTATTGTGATTTACTATACtctgattttttccatctgtccatccgcctgtggtgtttttgcatggtaacactgcgtcccgggctttaaatagttacgctatgtgtaagttttaggtaaataaaaagatatctgggtgtacatttgcaactgaaaagtgtttaaataatttactgtatgcgaattacatcgttaatattcgaaataggatattatttaaagtctggggcgcagtgttaccatgcgcaaacaccacaggcagatggacagatggaaaaaaacagagtatagttaaccattatatatataatttttttttttacttacagcaTTATTCTCAAAGTTTACCGGTTCCTACAATTTAGACGGATTCACATATGTCCAGAGTCTCGTCGACCGATATTTCATCTCTGAAACCTCAGGCAACACCTCCTTCAGGGAAAACTTCAAGGTCAGTCAACAATTCAGTGACTGTCAGTGGCACCTTTTGATAGGACCAGCAGCAGTGTGATATTTTAGATAATACATAGATGGGTCCGAGAATGTGCTTATAGAAACGTGATTTCATTTCCTCAAACAATTGCTGCCCAGTTTCTCGGTGGCCGGTAACAGGCACAGAAAAACGAGGCGTTATCCGCACTGCAGCTCATTAGGGGCACATGCTAAAACCTATGGTCAGCTAAcatattgtttcaccaacgaaaattaaaataaatatgtttatattttattagaaaatgtttttttttttgtactgtttaacatgcacattatttattttctaagtttTCATTCTAatggataaatcataaatatcctatcgctaaaattcctgtacctttgaCTCAAACGcgatacacctttttcagaccttcatagacttttccatagggctttcctaacaaTGGGTCCCCCGCCCtcccaaaacaagaacaacataGGACCTCCCTAACACCACCCCTCCTcccccaacaacaagaacaacaacaacagcaaagtagtttgtagggttactcctAGATCAAGTGAAACCACTTCCATGTCTCTCACTGCAGGTTGCAGTCCAGATGTATCCTTATCCTCCTTACGTCCAAGACAACGGGATGAGTCAAATCTATGGATCTACTCTTCCTACCTTCGTTGTCCTGTCTCTCGTCCTTCTGTCTCCTTCCCTCATCAAGAGCATCGTGTACGAGAAGGAGACAGGTGTCAGGGTGGGTAGGAAACCTAGACTTAAGTGAacagtttccatttttttcctttttctcatgGTTGATAAAAGAATCCGCCTGTCTCTAAGCATGGTTTTTTCAGtaaggaaattaataaatagatattaatcaataaataaacaaataaataaatatttgattgATTAAATGGATAGATAAATGCATAAACacgtagataaataaatatttgattagCAATCCACACAGGATACACCAAATGATGGAAGTTAAGCGTTTTAATCCCGTCTAATTTTTATGTTCAGACGAAAATCTTAATATTTCTATGATTATGAAGATATTTTCCCTTAGATTCATAATATTTAATCTTGCATTATACTCAGGATTCATTAACTTTTAACTGGTGTACTATACGCAATTCTTTATCGCCTGCGTGAAATTGGAAGAAATTTACCTAAGAAGATGACAGCAGCTTTCTAAGTAAACACGAAACAGAAATGTACTTATTCTGGTGCCAAGTGAAGTGACGTGTATTAAATAAAAGCTATTCTTGACCTGTAGAGTAACAGCAAAATATTTGTTTCTTACTTTTGATAtgtacctacatacatacgtacgatGGTAGTGACGTCTGTAGgcatcccttcggccactagctgcagcctctttcattcatttttactgtacctccgttcatattatcttccatcttgctatccaccctctctagCAACTGTTCCATAGTacgactgctttgaggttttcatcctgttacacctttcaaaccccctCTTACTATCCAGCGCTgcataacctcataggtcccagcccctggcttaaattctatagtctGTTCTACATACGAGGCCACGCCCCATTCCCTTCTGCAGGAGCTGATGAAACTGATGGGCCTCAACCAGTGGATAGGATGGGCCGGCTGGTTCTTCCACTCGTTCGTGACCATCGTCCTGGTTTCTGCTTTCATCACAGTCATGCTGAAGGCCAGTTTGACAAGCAGGGACGCCGGCGGGCTACTGCCGCCCATCCTCGCCCACAGCGACGGCGCCCTCGTGTGGGTCTTCCTCCTGACGTACGGCATCTCCTCTATCGCCTTCTGCGTCGCCATCTCCACCTTCTTCAGCCGCCGTGAGTTTTCCAAGGGCGTCTTTGGCTGTCTTGAATTGTTTGCTTGGTTTTGTGGCGAGCTGTGGACAGTCACAGCAGTGACCTGGTCTTTGTAAAGGACACAGAGCTGGTCTGAATAGGGCACAGAGCTGGTCTGAATAGGACACAGACCTGGTCTGAAAAGGAGACAGACCTGGTCTGAAAAGGAGACAGAGCTGGTCTGAAAGGGACACAGAGCTGGTCTGAAAGGAAAATACAGAGCGGTCTGAAAAGGATACAGGCATGGTCATGGTAAGAACACCAGGTGAAGCTTAAAGTCTGAATAAATTGAGACAGAGATTCCTCCTTTTAGTGTGTGAATACAACCAATTCAGCTCAGCATATATTGAAAGAATCCTGAATGACAAGTATTTCAAGTCACATGTTGGATGTTTGTTATTGTCTTCCGGGTTCTAAATGTCTATTGCAACAAAGCGGGCAGGCACTCGCTCCTGGGTTCCAGTTGATCATTGACTCTTtctaaatttaataattaattacaacTTTACAACATATTTCGAATAGTGACAGTAATCATCATCGAACTGAAAATGAGACAGAATTGGTAGTGAAAAACATGCAGTCTCAGACTAGTAAGAAAATGACAATATTTCAAGTCACAGTGATTTTATCTTCTTTGTGGTTATGTCTTTGCACAAGTAGATCGTTGGGTTTCTGTAATACTCTCCATTATATTATTACAACTTTAAAAGGTGACAGTAATCATCTCGAACAGCAACAGAGAGACACCACTGAATGTGCCATAGATTAGCCCATTAAGCGATGAAAAAGATTATCATAACAgtgccactaaaaaaaaaaaaaaaacaatgaacccCAGTAACGAGGCTATTATATTGAGAATTAAAAGGTACAGTAGtgttcaaaatatatatgtagaggGTTAAAGATACTTCGGGATACTACTCAGTAGGACTGGAGAGGGATACTGAGCAGTATCCAAAATTCTCTACTAGTCATTTTCAACCCTGTACATAGATATTTTTTAGCGCTTCTGTAGGTTTTAATTCTcaaggctaataataataatatcctgcaAGTTCATAACATGTAGATTAAACCTGTTATATAGATCTGAGATTAAGCACTGTGAAAAAAGGGGCATCATGTCATAGCTAACTCGATGAAAGTGGAGATgaccaaaatgtaaataaaaagatgatgatCAGGTATTCAAAGGTATGGAAATAGCAGAGGCAGTTCATGACTTCCCTGTTTTCCTTAGGAAGTTGAACTCAATATCTCACTGTATATTTGTCCCTCCCGACAGCAACTCTGGCCACCACGATGGGCATCCTTTTCTGGATGATCTCCTACTTCATACCCCGCACCATGATGGATTTTGAGTACGACATCATGGGGCTCACACCCAAGTTGCTGTCCTGTCTCCTGCCGAATATGGCCATCACTTGGGCCTTCAGGATCATCGCCATGTTCGAGGGGAGAAGTAAGGGACTGATTTTTGttttcgcttaatcggggagtaagcctacaaagtactttactattgttgttcttgttggcggGGTTAGGAAACGtcttatggaagagcctaaaaaggtatgaaaaaggtgtttcgcgttcaatatagcatatttactttaattttcgttggtgaaacaaggctctatttgaccgtagattttagcacgttctaATCTGCTtcaaaagttaggaatatgatgtttacaagttaagcatgaggggaaaatcttgcacacatcctgagtaagctggaggcctgATCACTTCTTGTTTGTATTACCTCTCGTgtctcatattttttcttttttttaaaaaaaatctattatattaattGGAAAACTCACATCTTCCAGTACTATAATCAGTAAGATTGATTAGCAGGATTAATATTTTCGCAACTGGAATCATCCAGAATTACTCAAACATTTCTTTGAGGAAATGTCTACCTGGAGTTGCTCTACGCAAAAGGCCAAAGACAAAGACATCTTCAGACAACTCTAGGCTCAGAATTCATATTCTGACTTGGCTAAACTTTTGATGATATCTTTGTGGAACGGTAGTAGTAACTGTGACTACCATGACCTTTCGATGACTCAGTTTTTCACTGTCAGATttctaaaacttaaaaaatatatttaacattgAAAGTCTGTTGCATTTCTGGTACAGAAGACTTCTGGTCGTGCTAAGAAAACCACCTAACCTAAATCAGTGAAGTATGAACCAAAAAGAAAACGGGTCTcagcttttcctctctctctctcttttttcagcaATTGGTATTCAATGGGATAGACTTTGGGAAACGGGAAATCCCAGGGATCAGCTAACCCCTGGAATGGTTCTCATTATGCTAGTGGCAGATTCGCTGATCTTCTTCTTGATAGCGTGGTACGTCGACCAGGTCAACCCGGGTGTTTACGGTGTGCCGCAACCGTGGCACTTTGTGTTTAAGGTTCGTCTATTATATTCATGTTTTCTTCCTCTTAGATTGGATAAAGATTTCATGGGAGATTGTTTATGATTTACGGGGTGTTTGTCTAATCCTCCTATGAAGAATGGAAAGCTGTTTAGCAAAACTGGTTAAGTCTAGTGATTCCTGATTTTCCAACTCATCTAGTGACTCCTTATTTCCAtccgtgttggcataaggccagcttaatcaaaaacaacaacatacacTCAAACCTAATCCTTTATACTTGCGCCCAATAATATACAGTAAATGAAGTCAGAAACTGActcattaacataaaaaggagCAATTTCTTTGATTCATCATTGCAAAAATACATCTTACCTACCCTGGATTTCCACTCCATTTCGTTTGTAGAAATCGTACTGGTGCGGCTCCAGACCCGGTGGCGAGGACGACAAAGGCTCCGAAGACGACCAGCCTCCTCTAAAGGAATACTTCGAAGACGAGCCTTCCAGTCTGAAGCCTGGAATCGTGATTAAGAATCTCAGGTGAGAGAATAGAAAACCTGGAAGCAATACTGGAAAGGCGTCTGATgtctaattttagttttctgtgaaagaaaactattgagatggctgttagTTTGTCTATCCGCCCTTagctcttaaaaactaccgaggctagagggctgcaaattggtatgttgatcatccaccctctaaccatcaaacataccaaattgcagctctctagcctcagtagttttcatttcatttaaggttaaagttagttatgatcatgcgtctggcagccCTATAGGTTTCACGGGCCGTGGCTGATCGTTCCAtatgctgtaaagaaaactcgattgcgccgtaaAAAACTATGAAGTAATTGTTGGAGAAGGTggcaagtcagatggaagaaagaaaatatgaaggaggtacggtaaaatgaatgaaaggggttgtagctaggggtcgAGGTGCAATATTGATCGGTCTTCGGCATTTTTCGCTCTTAGGATTTCGCAATTATGTgtacaaacatacaaaaacaaaaagaattaataattctgcctaagaataatgaataaatagatgatTAAATAGAcatatagacaaataaaaaaagcataaatagataaacaacatTTAACGTAGATGGACGTTTTACAGTGAATggaactaatataaaaaaataataatgaaaaaagtggtTCCCCATTAATGGTCCTTTGTGTCAGAAAATAATGAATCTATTATACCAACGGAACCttttatgtgtctgtgtgtgtttactGTAATATGCTTTCTTTTACAAAGACTCCATTGTACCTACGCCTAGTTGCGTCAtaactgtgtatgtgtgtgcgtgtgtatattattgtatttttttttattttgggaattGATTGGTGTCCATATTAAATAACCAGCTCTTCTTTATTCCCAGGAAAGAGTTTAGAACTCTGGGCAAGAAGACGAAAGTGGCGGTGGAGAATGCATCGTTCAAGTGCTACGAAGGACAATGTACGGTTCTCCTTGGTCACAATGGCGCTGGGAAAACCACCACTATGTCGATTCTCACAGGTGAGGTGGGGTGTTGCCTCCGTcgagtatacacacatacacatgtatatatatatatctgtgtgggtgtgtgttacAGACAGCAAATGCGGAATGcatttagggacatttgatcccccccTGAGgtttagtactaaacatggcgaaactgACTCACCTACACTGTTTcacagtgtttagtactagcctctggGAGCCCAtggtttagtactagcctctggTAGGTCAAATGTATATCACTGTGTTTAGTGCTAGCCTTTGGGAGGCCAtggtttagtactagcctcttGGAGGCCATGGTTTAGTATTAGCATCTGGGAGGCCATGGTTTAGTACTAGCATCTGTGAGGCCATATGGTTTAGTACTAGCCTTTAGGAGGCCAAGGTTTAGTAGTACTAGCCTCTTGGAGGCCATGGTTTAGTACTAGCATCTGGGAGGTCAAATGTATTTcagtgtgtttagtactagcatctGGGAGGCCATAtggtttagtactagcctctAAGAGGCCATGGTTTATTACTAGCATCTGGGAGGGTAtagtttagtactagcctctgggaggtcaaatgtatttcgcagtgtttagtactagcccctgggcgATCAACTGTCCCTAAGTACATTTCGCTACCTGCCTGAAACTTCAGGCAGTTCGTGAAAggcctggtttcgctatctgcctgcaattatgtaaaatgaaaattccaaTAATGATCTACAAGGAAGAAGCCATTTTGAGGTCACTAAATGAGACTATAGCTGCTACAGCAAGTTTGCCGCTAAGTAAAACGTCTTAGTTCTTTTTTCTGTATGCTATAAAATCTTCTGGGAGTTATTCCTCGTTCATTTCCAGGTGTCTACGCCCCCACGAGCGGATACGCCGAGGTTGGGGGTTGGAATATAGCCACCCACCTAAGAGAGGCGAGACAGGAACTAGGTCTTTGCCCTCAGCACAATATGCTCTTCGTCGACCTGACAGTGTATCAGCATCTGCTCTTCTTCGGGAGGGTAAGCTTATTGTATTTGCATCCAAAGACCGGATATTGCATCCAATATCCGGTGATCTCAGAGGGAATTTTGGTTGATATTTTGTTAATTGAAATGTTCCCCGTTTGGGAATTTCGTAAAATAGTAGACACGGGATTAGGTGATGAACAGTGTTACCATGTTTGCCCATATGTTTGTTCTGTGAAGTGATATAAAAGGGTCTTCAGGTAGGTatagattttaataataataataaagaactatttaaatttccttttttgtttgaTAGCCCCTTTGCCACTGGCTTGCAATCAATAGGTTCTAATATTAACCCTATTCTGTTTCTCTCGTTAAATGACTTCATGCGTAGTTAATTAGAATTTAACATCCACACAAAATGTCTATGACAGTTTATATATACTTTCCAGCTGAAAGGGATGTCTAAAAAAACTGCCAAGAAGGAAGCATTGAACCTGATGATCCGTCTGGAACTCTCTGACAAGAAAAATATGTATGGGAACCAGCTCTCTGGAGGGATGAAGAGGAAACTGTGCTTGGCCATTTCATTGATTGGCGGTTCTAAGGTAAGAGTACTCTATGCCCTTCGTTTCTTTATCTTTCTTCGTCTCTCTTCCCTCCTATTTTGTGCGGCGACAAATGAAAGGCAAGAAGTTTGAAAACCTTCAGGCAGAAAAACTCAAACCTCAGTAAGGGATAACAAAAATTGCTACATACATTTTGTGTAAACTCAAACGGGAGACAGAGTTATCAAGAACGGTGAAATCCATGCAGTTAATCCCACTATTCCAGGTCGTAATCCTGGACGAACCCAGCAGCGGCCTAGACCCGGAATCCAGGCGCTGGGTTTGGGACGTGGTCCAGAAGGAGCGAGGTTCCAGGACCTTCCTAGTCACAACGCATCACATGGAAGAGGCTGACGTTCTGGGAGATCGAGTGGCCATCATGGCTGCTGGAAAGGTGGTGGCTTCTGGGTCAACTCTGTTCCTGAAGAACAAGTTCGGTGGGTTGAGAGATACTTCTCCGTGGGAAGTGGACTCTGAGAATATTTCTAGTTTGTGATGATTAGAATAACTGTTTTGTGAGTGAATGCCAGTTCTATTTCTCTCACCAACAGCCAGTGACACGTCTGTTCTGTCAATTAGACTTCTAGCAAGTCGCTTATTACATTTTACCATCATGGTTGAAGACCTAAAACCTGTGTTTATGTATATTGGCGCCACTGCCTATTTAATTGCTCATTTCCATATTCTCTTTTGATTACATCATACATATAGGCAGCAGGACTCgggtatctattttttttcagttgaatcACACAAGGTGTCATTTGTAAATCTACTCCCTTCAACCTTTGCATAATGAGTTGTTTAACTGAGATCAAGTCTAGTTTAAATGGTTCACAAACCTGACAGTCTTGCTTTGAACAATGTCTTCATTTCTCCTCTCAATTTTGAAGGTGACGGTTATACGCTGACGCTCTTGACGTCTGAAAATTCAAGAGTAGTTGAAATTGGTACAGCCATCAAAAGCCATCTACCAGAGGCCGTCCTGCGCAGTTCTATAAGAGGAGAAATCACCTTCCAACTTCCCCCTAGGACAGACGTTTTCACTTCTCTCTTGGACGACCTGACCAGCAGGAAGAAAGAGCTGGGCATTCAACACCTGGGTCTGTCTTTGACAACCATGGAGCAAGTTTTTCTGAGGTCTGTccagatatacagggtgtccataaagtcccagtaccattctgagcaataaatacctgTTAAACAAAAACTTACATAAATACAAGCACAGCATTTTATATAAAAGCCTTTTTATGACAATGTtgctttagaatatatatatatatatatatatatatatatatatatatatatatatatatatagaattacagTTATCACTGTCTTTTTTCAAGTGCATTTAGACCTATTGTCATTTCTTGCTTTGTGCATATATCAAACTAAATCACAGGCCCCATCATCATATTCAGCCTTCAAATATCTGAaaaagacttgagagagagagagagagagagagagagagagagagagacttgttcttTAATCAGATGACCCACATTGAAATAAACCCTTTGTTCAGGGCAAGCTCGGTGCTGGACGACCAAGTCAAAGATTTCAGGACCAGCAGAAGCAGTTTGCAGGAGGTGAACGGTCGCTCTACAGTCAGTTTAAATTGTGGCGAGGACGATATGAGCAGCCAACGGTTTTTgtacaacagccaatcaggtaaAAGAGCGGTTTTGAGCAACAGCCAGTTAAGTAggatagttttttctttctttttttctgcaaaaaCTAATCAGGAGTATTTTTTTTGCCATAGCCAATCAAGTAGGGGTGTTTTTGTGCCATAGACAATCAAGAAGGTGTGTTTTTGTGCCATAGCCAATAAAGCACAAGTGTTTTTGTGCCATAGACAATCAATCAAGTAGGAGTGTTTTTGTGCCATAGCCAATCAAGCAGGAGTGTTTTTGTGCCACAGCAATCAAGTAGGAGTGTTTTTGTGCAATAGCCAATCAAGAAGGAGCGTTTTTGTGCAATAGCCAATCAAGTAGGAGTGTTTTTGTGCAATAGCCAATCAAGTAGGTGTGTTTTTGTGCCATAGCCAATCAGGGAAGAGGGTTTTTGTGCCATAGCCGATCAAGTAGGAGTGTTTTTGTGCCACAGCAATCAAGTAGGAGTGTTTTTGTGCAATAGCCAATCAAGAAGGAGTGTTTTTGTGTCACAGCAATCAAGTAGGAGTGTTTTTGTGCCATAGCTAATCAAGTAGGTGTGTTTATGTGCCATAGCCAATCAGAGAAGAGAGTTTTTGTGCCATAGCCAATAGCAGAAACTGTTTTTCGTGCCATAGCCAATCAAGTGGAGTGTTTTTGGTTGCCACAGCCAATCAAGTAGGGTGTTTTTTGTGCCATAGCCAATCAATAGGAGTGTTTTTGTGCCAACAGCCAATCAAAGTAGAGTGTTTTTTGTGCCATAGCCAATCAATAGAGTGTTTTTTGTGC
This window of the Macrobrachium nipponense isolate FS-2020 chromosome 5, ASM1510439v2, whole genome shotgun sequence genome carries:
- the LOC135215172 gene encoding phospholipid-transporting ATPase ABCA1-like; this encodes MKRRSLLNQFLLVMWKNLLLRKRHWLLTIFEIIIPVLLFTILLSVRVLPDSAFVPKVINTTTVFNVADERDLKEMVCSKFGVWVPGLRVCIPAPTATVGDRRIFYGPPGAFTLGVAKYVSEEIGMKGRFNPHENVLQAVNSTQEMDEAVQASYLMSNKSATAYYVGLFFRDTDGDEVPEHLRYDLRLPKIWFTETLYPFLQIPGPRNFSLFSKFTGSYNLDGFTYVQSLVDRYFISETSGNTSFRENFKVAVQMYPYPPYVQDNGMSQIYGSTLPTFVVLSLVLLSPSLIKSIVYEKETGVRELMKLMGLNQWIGWAGWFFHSFVTIVLVSAFITVMLKASLTSRDAGGLLPPILAHSDGALVWVFLLTYGISSIAFCVAISTFFSRPTLATTMGILFWMISYFIPRTMMDFEYDIMGLTPKLLSCLLPNMAITWAFRIIAMFEGRTIGIQWDRLWETGNPRDQLTPGMVLIMLVADSLIFFLIAWYVDQVNPGVYGVPQPWHFVFKKSYWCGSRPGGEDDKGSEDDQPPLKEYFEDEPSSLKPGIVIKNLRKEFRTLGKKTKVAVENASFKCYEGQCTVLLGHNGAGKTTTMSILTGVYAPTSGYAEVGGWNIATHLREARQELGLCPQHNMLFVDLTVYQHLLFFGRLKGMSKKTAKKEALNLMIRLELSDKKNMYGNQLSGGMKRKLCLAISLIGGSKVVILDEPSSGLDPESRRWVWDVVQKERGSRTFLVTTHHMEEADVLGDRVAIMAAGKVVASGSTLFLKNKFGDGYTLTLLTSENSRVVEIGTAIKSHLPEAVLRSSIRGEITFQLPPRTDVFTSLLDDLTSRKKELGIQHLGLSLTTMEQVFLRASSVLDDQVKDFRTSRSSLQEVNGRSTVSLNCGEDDMSSQRFLYNSQSEIEVKLTGFSLLLQRLKAFMVKRFIYSKRKWVLLLIQALLPVLVTILCLAVDASFNEDEDQEPPLVMNTSIYPESTYYVQADGNPELQLLAENYEELFRGPYKVYNTSEIVKSLIDEGESNLFYYRENNIASAVFSRLGEKNVAMRAMYQSVPLHTPGVSMSLVTNALLRYATNSSESSITTYNRPLPPNRALSRLDDNTTASGMVYSMLMPLALAFLAASFLVFPLQERETKAKQVQVMTGASLWVLWFTSFLWDYLVYSFSAVLIFVTIMIGDTKNFFTVDAAPGALLLLLLMFGWGAIPMAYVFSFPFQTAASGFAVMAVVNIVAGQIIYVAVTALDMSHSTTLELVSDILNWIGSVVPTYRASRGFQNLVDTSFNNTYCELLPDHVKDQVCEVLELVSPFDDFVQCCDNCATIGSKKCFEKRLYLEFDDQGMGPDILNLFVNGVIFFLILVLIEVDNGRFFRWLFWSIRSIFSRVPTEQTSGIVDEDVVAEENLVSTTIQTRLQNPGMQDDAAMLVSGLTKTFYGAVRPAVNNIAFRVVRGECLGLLGVNGAGKTTTFRMLTGDERPSGGDAYGEKNISVVHRTRKFIRQIGYCPQFDAIIGELTAEETLTLMGRLRGVHDSRLKRVIASLVTLVDLTECAKRPSSTYSGGNKRKLSTAMALVGSPPLVFLDEPTSGVDPASRRRVWEAIMQAVNNGQSVLLTSHSMEECEALCSRVVIMSRGQLRCVGTTGYLKAKFGQGYSLQIKLRINDAGGAANDDDAYNSKIAELRRVISQRLPGSTLTDQHKGMLAYRIPVTVSWSQLFSIMESLKSGKGFQQPTPKSEMSACHLFSLPIVEDYAVSEASLEQVFLSFAREANDVVPDHVPKEVVTKF